One Anthonomus grandis grandis chromosome 15, icAntGran1.3, whole genome shotgun sequence DNA segment encodes these proteins:
- the LOC126744835 gene encoding uncharacterized protein LOC126744835: MDSKCFVPECNRSVGVLFPKNAEVRNKWLRELGLEDYKPDSKSFICLKHFGADGQPCRNWKETKSKGISNNDTSQEVIDPKKLETLKKLSKSNSKSRRGNRYQENAGSESDEVSETSHQGRGRKCRLCLTTSTNVKNHVFDKITTSVTIAQAVTICLVPLQISSNDKLSKYVCFDCTNLLKSYYKFHVKCFENDRKQRLETRKMQHKSENDADSEYSDEYWHEEGLSDFEEMSNKYCKKDYSYNKSGQKDQTNEDLIKVLEGNDEVVLTKVKKPPPSIDEASNDDEESQYESLNEGDETEDIIIEMVDDNDQSPESSPPPIDLPENITIRRVQNGVKKPEKRKICDKSDNENGRKQRRILPKAEPGTVFPGEKNWQNQSVNTYTSPLGTYQASQIKYVANSTFILAGNYLYKLGLRLNQERRLSCAKLKCPAQAIQKQLAPKEYAQKITVKVGHNHPEPDEDERKIQMFYHLLYLDMKRQKHFNFKTHYDEMCKLDPSIMKLLPIRDVVKEICRQGPVHITEKIHTFNDLFAHIESENCSKLQFNLESIQFYQAKFATGDGAKGLLFGNEETIEKYSSAKVMYVDSTFVIKTQDFPINLVTVLALNNQAFHPVCFAVVNKHSQELYRKIFGFVYHTLAPKLRPEEIVTEFEANLYYALGETYNSDSVIGGSIFSYAQNIYKQLCSLNLSRKLELNARFRHIFDMLVILPLMPVNSVKDALSYIQNEANKLQFPEKQIDDLFTHVKQEWIEKVSIELFSIHRLEHRISENVVPTFKKLRDFLVQTINVTKNKSITIDLVISKLMELDKHYSVPVSGHNVEYRTCNAQRKLILRVWDFLDSNPEINVDQLFKHLSSFVKNLENQLWIWGLYRFDGQCNEMLIDRRNFIMDTDANEPVENEQIIKEANPKTDIKVEGSQEGLEGGQETTDTVEEYYLDDGGEIRKISADKSNSQLLTEFTEEMEYDIEDSLKVEDLEEGADVVELFEDSNGECYIIENGEKKMVSQVEGDDAISFMYQ, from the exons ATGGACTCAAAATGCTTTGTACCAGAGTGCAACAGATCTGTAGGCGTCCTATTCCCAAAGAATGCAGAGGTTAGAAATAAGTGGCTTCGGGAATTAGGACTGGAAGATTACAAGCCAGATTCAAAAAGCTTTATATGCCTCAAGCACTTCGGAGCTGATG GTCAGCCATGTAGAAATTGGAAGGAGACTAAATCCAAAGGAATATCTAATAATG ATACATCGCAAGAAGTCATAGATCCCAAAAAGTTGGAGACTCTAAAAAAGCTTTCAAAATCAAATAGTAAATCTCGAAGAGGGAACAGATACCAAGAAAATGCTGGAAGTGAGTCAGATGAGGTGTCAG AAACTTCTCATCAAGGGCGCGGGAGAAAATGTCGTTTATGTCTGACTACCTCCACCAATgttaaaaatcatgtttttgataaaataactACATCAGTCACTATCGCTCAAGCTGTTACAATTTGTCTCGTTCCCTTACAG ATATCATCCAATGacaaactttcaaaatatgTATGTTTTGATTGTACTAACCTCTTAAAATCTTATTACAAATTTCATGtgaaatgttttgaaaatgatCGGAAGCAACGTTTAGAAACTAGGAAGATGCAACATAAGAGCGAAAATGATGCAGATAGTGAATATTCAGATGAGTATTGGCATGAAGAGGGACTGAGTGATTTTGAAGAGATGTCTAATAAGTATTGTAAAAAG gactATTCGTATAATAAATCTGGACAAAAGGATCAGACAAATGAAGACTTGATTAAAGTATTAGAGGGAAATGATGAAGTGGTTTTAACCAAAGTAAAAAAACCACCTCCTTCTATTGATGAGGCTTCTAATGATGACGAGGAATCACAATACGAGTCTCTTAATGAGGGTGACGAGACAGAAGACATCATTATTG AAATGGTCGATGATAATGATCAGTCGCCTGAATCTTCGCCACCGCCCATAGACCTACCGGAAAACATAACTATAAGAAGGGTGCAAAATGGTGTTAAAAAAccagaaaaacgaaaaatttgtGACAAAAGTGACAATGAAAACGGACGAAAACAAAGACGTATTTTGCCAAAAGCGGAACCTGGGACTGTTTTTCCTGGGGAAAAAAATTGGCAG AATCAATCTGTTAACACTTACACCTCTCCCTTGGGAACTTATCAGGCTTCTCAAATTAAGTATGTTGCGAATTCCACATTTATATTGGCCGGAAACTATCTGTATAAACTGGGACTAAGGCTAAATCaagaaag gCGTTTATCTTgcgcaaaattaaaatgtccaGCTCAGGCAATTCAGAAACAGCTTGCTCCGAAAGAATACGCACAGAAAATTACCGTAAAGGTAGGCCACAATCATCCAGAACCTGATGAAGATGAGAGAAAAATCCAAATGTTTTATCATTTGTTGTATTTGGACATGAAAAGACAGAagcatttcaattttaaaacgcATTACGATGAGATGTGCAAGCT aGATCCAAGCATCATGAAACTCTTGCCGATTCGCGATGTAGTAAAAGAAATATGCAGACAAGGACCAGTccatattacagaaaaaatacaTACGTTTAATGACCTTTTCGCCCATATTGAAAGTGAAAACTGTAGTAAGCTACAGTTTAATCTTGAGTCAATTCAATTTTATCag gcaaaatttgCAACAGGTGATGGAGCAAAAGGACTGTTATTTGGCAATGAGGAAACTATTGAGAAATACTCTTCTGCTAAAGTCATGTACGTAGACTCCACTTTCGTCATTAAAACCCAAGATTTTCCGATTAATTTGGTCACTGTTTTGGCGTTGAATAATCAAGCA tttcatCCAGTATGCTTCGCCGTTGTAAATAAACATTCTCAAGAGCTATACAGgaaaatatttggttttgtttatcATACTTTGGCTCCGAAACTGAGACCTGAAGAAATTGTCACCGAATTTGAGGCGAATCTGTATTACGCCTTAGGGGAGACTTATAATTCGGACTCTGTTATTg GTGGCTCAATATTCTCTTACgcccaaaatatttacaaacaatTATGTTCTCTcaatttgtcaagaaaattaGAGCTAAACGCCCGCTTCAGGCATATTTTTGACATGTTAGTGATCCTTCCCTTAATGCCAGTGAATTCGGTCAAGGATGCCTTAAGCTATATCCAAAATGAAGCGAACAAGTTGCAGTTTCCTGAAAAACAAATCGATGATTTATTCACTCACGTCAAACAAGAGTGGATCGAGAAAGTTAGCATTGAGTTGTTTAGTATTCATCG CTTAGAGCATCGAATAAGCGAAAACGTAGTTCCAACATTTAAGAAACTCCGAGATTTTTTAGTTCAAACGATAAATGTCACAAAAAACAAATCGATTACTATTGATTTGGTTATTTCAAAACTGATGGAACTAGATAAACATTATTCAGTACCTGTTAGTGGACATAATGTTGAATATAGAACGTGTAACGCACAGAGAAAACTGATTTTAAGAGTTTGGGATTTTCTCGACTCTAATCCCGAGATTAATGTAGACcagttatttaaacatttatcgAGTTTTGTAAAGAATTTGGAGAATCAG TTATGGATTTGGGGCTTGTATAGATTTGACGGTCAATGCAACGAAATGTTAATCGATCGCAGGAATTTTATAATGGATACAGATGCAAATGAACCAGTGGAAAatgaacaaattattaaagAG GCGAACCCCAAAACAGATATTAAAGTTGAAGGTTCTCAAGAGGGTCTTGAAGGAGGGCAAGAAACTACAGACACCGTCGAAGAATACTATTTAGATGATGGCggagaaataagaaaaatcagCGCTGATAAGTCAAACTCGCAACTTTTGACCGAGTTTACCGAAGAAATGGAATAC GATATCGAAGACAGTTTAAAAGTAGAAGACCTTGAGGAGGGTGCCGATGTCGTTGAATTATTTGAGGATTCTAATGGTGAATGTTACATTATTGAAAATGGGGAGAAGAAGATGGTATCGCAAGTGGAAGGGGACGACGCCATTTCGTTTATGTatcagtaa